In the Apteryx mantelli isolate bAptMan1 chromosome 1, bAptMan1.hap1, whole genome shotgun sequence genome, one interval contains:
- the LOC136991034 gene encoding ecto-ADP-ribosyltransferase 5-like: MTLRCLLVLALAILSEQSLRSTFEWAEPPVLDKARDAFDDQYRGCTQEMEIHAKKLLSKEKAANAEFSQVWKKAEAEWSRQHSKLSLPAGFRAEYGIAVLAYTADSGLYRDFNTAVAQDGRDHRSYLRCFQYKAMHYYLTRALQVLRQDCTSTYQTEVYRGVSCLHLHPQGKTVRFGRFTSTSLDEEEAMKFGTDTFFTIRTCYGVPISCLSFMPQEQEVLIPPYECFRVVNYARSGGSNEIVLHSQNSTFSRYNCEYVKVPAHSPLLALQSFSNTTDSSSEMNNWDFG, translated from the exons ATGACCCTCAGGTGCCTCCTGGTTCTGGCCCTGGCCATCCTCTCCGAGCAGAGCCTCCGGAGCACCTTCGAG TGGGCTGAGCCTCCGGTGCTGGACAAGGCGCGCGATGCCTTCGACGACCAGTACCGCGGCTGCACGCAGGAGATGGAGATACACGCAAAGAAGCTGCTGAGCAAGGAGAAAGCAGCCAACGCTGAGTTTTCCCAGGTGTGGAAAAAAGCGGAAGCCGAGTGGTCGCGGCAgcacagcaaactcagcctgcCAGCAGGCTTCCGGGCGGAGTACGGCATAGCCGTCCTGGCGTACACCGCTGACTCTGGGTTGTACAGGGACTTCAACACAGCGGTGGCACAGGACGGCAGGGACCATCGCTCTTACCTCCGGTGCTTCCAGTACAAAGCCATGCACTATTACCTGACCagagctttgcaggtgctgaggcAGGATTGCACCAGCACCTACCAGACGGAGGTGTACCGGGGGGTCTCCTGCCTGCACCTGCATCCCCAGGGGAAGACAGTCAGGTTTGGGAGGTTCACCTCGACCTCCCTGGATGAGGAGGAAGCCATGAAATTCGGGACGGACACCTTCTTCACCATCCGCACGTGCTACGGGGTGCCCATCAGCTGCCTGTCCTTCATGCCCCAGGAGCAGGAGGTGCTGATCCCCCCGTACGAGTGCTTCCGAGTGGTCAACTATGCCCGGAGCGGGGGCAGCAACGAGATTGTCCTTCACAGCCAAAACAGCACTTTCAGCCGCTACAACTGCGAGTACGTGAAAG tccctgctcattCCCCACTGCTGGCCCTGCAGTCCTTTAGTAACACCACTGACAGCTCTTCTGAGATGAATAATTGGGATTTTGGTtaa
- the LOC136991035 gene encoding erythroblast NAD(P)(+)--arginine ADP-ribosyltransferase-like: protein MERPAPAAVLLLVLLLVVVVVTLVAGVAPRKRDLFPVKEVTLDMAPSSFDDRYRGCAGTMEAELAELNRTEMTGNRVYAEAWASAVSRWGEWRHAGPRPRDLKPQQEMAILAYTMQGPLHSEFNAAVREAGLSRRHYLDHFHFKTLHFLLTTGLQALRDAQPRRCRRVYRGVSGVRFGAERHRSVRFGHFASSSLRNASAWRFGRDTFFSVETCYGAVIRNFSFFPEEDEVLIPPSESFEVTGVARAGGRVIIELRSQGSFSSYNCELVQEKRCKTRPCVFSAGRSSLVAPSSLWGLLLAVNALTATGGP, encoded by the exons ATGGagcgcccggcgccggccgcggtgctgctgctggtgctgctgctggtggtggtggtggtgacccTGGTGGCCGGCGTCGCCCCACGCAAGCGGGACCTCTTCCCCGTCAAGGAGGTGACGCTGGACATGGCGCCCAGCTCCTTCGACGACCGCTACCGGGGCTGCGCCGGCACCATGGAGGCCGAGCTGGCGGAGCTGAACCGCACCGAGATGACCGGCAACCGGGTCTACGCCGAGGCCTGGGCCAGCGCCGTGTCCCGGTGGGGCGAGTGGCGGCACGCGGGTCCCCGGCCGCGGGACCTCAAGCCGCAGCAGGAGATGGCCATCCTGGCCTACACCATGCAGGGGCCGCTGCACAGCGAGTTCAACGCGGCCGTGCGGGAGGCCGGGCTCTCCCGCCGCCACTACCTCGACCACTTCCACTTCAAGACCTTGCACTTCCTCCTGACCACGGGCCTCCAGGCGCTGCGGGAcgcccagccccggcgctgccgcaggGTCTACCGCGGAGTCAGCGGCGTCCGCTTCGGCGCCGAGCGGCACCGCTCCGTCCGCTTCGGCCACTTCGCCTCCTCGTCGCTCAGGAACGCCAGCGCCTGGCGCTTCGGCCGGGACACCTTCTTCTCCGTGGAGACGTGCTACGGCGCCGTCATCAGGAACTTCTCCTTCTTCCCCGAGGAGGACGAAGTCCTCATCCCGCCCTCCGAGAGCTTCGAGGTCACCGGTGTGGCCCGCGCTGGAGGCCGGGTGATCATCGAGCTCCGCTCCCAGGGCTCCTTCAGCTCCTACAACTGCGAGTTGGTGCAAG AGAAAAGATGCAAGACGCGGCCGTGCGTGTTCAGCGCGG GCCGGAGCAGCCTGGTGGCCCCCTCAAGCctctgggggctgctgctggcagtcAACGCCCTGACGGCGACAGGAGGTCCCTGA
- the LOC136991090 gene encoding neuronal acetylcholine receptor subunit alpha-10-like — protein MDERNQVLTAYLWVRQAWLDAFLTWDKDAYDGIDSIRVPSSYVWRPDIVLYNKADDQLSGSMETNVVLRSDGQIMWDSPAITKSSCKVDVSFFPFDGQQCRLTFGSWTYNGNQIDLHNRLDTGDLTDFVENVEWEVLGMPATRNVITYGCCSEPYPDVTYTLLLKRRASFYIFNLLLPCIMISFLAPLGFYLPADSGEKVSLGVTVLLALTVFQLLVAESMPPSESVPLIGKYYIATMTMITASTALTIFIMNIHHCGPGAKPVPRWAKKLILHYMARVFFVYEVGENCKSPRHPRTVDGRASKEEPHGMGTGWAEESPGGGSQARGCPRGRCLCHHDALLRNVGYIAGCFRDHRAAQRRAGEWKKVAKVMDRFFMWVFFVMVFFMSVLIVGKAV, from the exons ATG GACGAGAGGAACCAGGTGCTCACCGCCTACCTGTGGGTCCGCCAGGCCTGGCTCGACGCCTTCCTCACCTGGGACAAGGACGCCTACGATGGCATCGACAGCATCCGCGTCCCCAGCAGCTACGTCTGGCGGCCGGACATCGTCCTCTACAACAA AGCCGACGACCAGTTGAGCGGCTCCATGGAGACCAACGTGGTGCTCCGCTCCGACGGGCAGATCATGTGGGACTCGCCGGCCATCACCAAGAGCTCCTGCAAGGTGGACGTCTCCTTCTTCCCCTTCGACGGGCAGCAGTGCCGCCTGACCTTCGGGTCCTGGACCTACAACGGCAACCAGATCGACCTCCACAACCGGCTGGACACGGGCGACCTGACGGACTTCGTGGAGAACGTGgagtgggaggtgctgggcatgcCAGCCACGAGGAACGTCATCACCTACGGCTGCTGCTCGGAGCCCTACCCCGACGTCACCTACACGCTGCTCCTCAAGAGACGCGCCTCCTTCTACATCTTCAACCTGCTCCTGCCTTGCATCATGATCTCCTTCCTCGCCCCGCTGGGCTTCTACCTGCCGGCCGACTCGGGCGAGAAGGTCTCGCTGGGCGTGACGGTGCTGCTGGCCCTCACCGTCTTCCAGCTGCTGGTGGCGGAGAGCATGCCGCCGTCGGAGAGCGTGCCGCTGATCG GGAAGTACTACATCGCCACCATGACCATGATCACGGCCTCCACCGCGCTGACCATCTTCATCATGAACATCCACCACTGCGGCCCGGGCGCCAAGCCCGTGCCCAGGTGGGCCAAGAAGCTCATCCTGCACTACATGGCCCGGGTCTTCTTCGTCTACGAGGTTGGGGAGAACTGCAAGAGCCCCCGGCATCCGCGCACGGTGGACGGCAGGGCCAGCAAGGAGGAGCCGCATGGGATGGGGACGGGTTGGGCAGAGGAGAGCCCCGGCGGGGGGAGCCAGGCGCggggctgcccccggggccggTGCCTGTGCCACCACGATGCCCTGCTGAGGAACGTCGGCTACATCGCCGGCTGCTTCCGGGACCACCGGGCAGCTCAGCGCCGCGCCGGAGAGTGGAAGAAGGTGGCCAAGGTGATGGACCGCTTCTTCATGTGGGTCTTCTTCGTCATGGTCTTCTTCATGAGCGTGCTGATTGTGGGCAAAGCTGTCTGA
- the LOC136991037 gene encoding ecto-ADP-ribosyltransferase 5-like: protein MTLRCLLVLALAVLSEQSLRSTFEWAEPPVLDIACDAFDDQYRGCTQEMEIHAKKLLSKEKAANAEFSQVWKKAEAEWSRQHSKLSLPAGFRTEYGIAVLVYTADSGLYKDFNTAVAQDGRDRRSYLRCFQYKAMHYYLTRALQVLRQDCTSTYRPEVYRGVSCLHLHPQGETVRFGRFTSTSLDKQEAMKFGTDTFFTIHTCYGVPISRLSFMPQEQEMLIPPYECFRVVNYARSGGSNEIVLHSQNSTFSRYNCEYVKVPAHSPPLALQSFSNTTDSSSEMNNWDFG, encoded by the exons ATGACCCTCAGGTGCCTCCTGGTTCTGGCCCTGGCCGTCCTCTCCGAGCAGAGCCTCCGGAGCACCTTCGAG TGGGCTGAGCCTCCGGTGCTGGACATAGCGTGCGATGCCTTCGACGACCAGTACCGCGGCTGCACGCAGGAGATGGAGATACACGCAAAGAAGCTGCTGAGCAAGGAGAAAGCAGCCAACGCTGAGTTTTCCCAGGTGTGGAAAAAAGCGGAAGCCGAGTGGTCGCGGCAgcacagcaaactcagcctgcCGGCGGGCTTCCGCACAGAGTACGGCATAGCCGTCCTGGTGTACACCGCTGACTCCGGGTTGTACAAGGACTTCAACACAGCAGTGGCCCAGGACGGCAGGGACCGTCGCTCTTACCTCCGGTGCTTCCAGTACAAAGCCATGCACTATTACCTGACCagagctttgcaggtgctgaggcAGGATTGCACCAGCACCTACCGGCCGGAGGTGTACCGGGGGGTCTCCTGCCTGCACCTGCATCCCCAGGGGGAGACGGTCAGGTTTGGGAGGTTCACCTCCACCTCCCTGGACAAGCAGGAAGCCATGAAATTCGGGACGGACACCTTCTTCACCATCCACACGTGCTACGGGGTGCCCATCAGCCGCCTGTCCTTCATGCCCCAGGAGCAAGAGATGCTGATCCCCCCGTACGAGTGCTTCCGAGTGGTCAACTATGCCCGGAGCGGGGGCAGCAACGAGATTGTCCTTCACAGCCAAAACAGCACTTTCAGCCGCTACAACTGCGAGTACGTGAAAG tccctgctcattCCCCACCGCTGGCCCTGCAGTCCTTTAGTAACACCACTGACAGCTCTTCTGAGATGAATAATTGGGATTTTGGTTAa